One region of Intestinimonas massiliensis (ex Afouda et al. 2020) genomic DNA includes:
- a CDS encoding recombinase family protein, which yields MIYLYQRVLYKRGLFLLEGGFLTVKQPYNTTIYNTALYLRLSRDDELQGESGSIQTQRMMLRQYAAEHGLTVVDEYIDDGWSGTNFERPSFQRMIDDIEDGKINCVVTKDLSRLGRNYILTGQYTEIYFPSKGVRYIAINDNVDTINGESELAPFLNILNEMHARQTSKKVKAAMHTRFANGAHYGAYAPLGYVKDPDKKGHLLIDPETRWIVEKIFDLAVHGRGAASITRILVEEKVPTPGWLNYERYGTFANIYAGAPAEKAYAWTIAQVKSILKEETYIGHSVHNKQSNISFKNKKKVRKPQEEWYRVENTHEAIISEEVFQKVQELIASRRRRQKNGTTQIFSGLVKCADCGWSLAYGVNSQNKNPYAHYHCSKYGQGLRQCSMHYIRYDVLYAYVLARLQYWSMLIQKDEDKLLKRLLNASDRERNSAKKKQAAELKKAEKRKTEVDGLFAKMYEDWSAGRITEYNFNMLSEKYQNEQKELETKIRQLHETMEAAVQTAADAERWIALMKQYVNPVELTAELLNTLIEKITVHEAVKGEDGSREQEVEIYYRFIGKID from the coding sequence ATGATATACTTGTACCAGCGAGTATTGTATAAGCGTGGGTTGTTTCTTTTAGAAGGAGGATTTTTAACCGTGAAACAACCATACAATACAACGATTTATAACACCGCACTATATTTGAGATTGAGCCGTGACGATGAATTACAGGGAGAAAGCGGCAGTATCCAGACCCAGCGCATGATGCTTAGGCAGTATGCCGCAGAGCATGGGCTGACCGTTGTAGACGAGTACATTGACGACGGATGGAGCGGGACGAATTTCGAGCGTCCAAGTTTCCAAAGGATGATTGATGACATCGAGGACGGGAAAATCAACTGCGTTGTCACAAAGGACTTATCCCGTCTGGGAAGAAACTATATCCTGACCGGTCAGTACACGGAAATCTATTTCCCCAGCAAGGGAGTACGCTACATTGCCATCAATGACAATGTGGACACCATCAACGGAGAAAGCGAGCTTGCCCCGTTCTTAAACATCCTGAATGAAATGCACGCCCGACAGACCAGCAAAAAGGTCAAGGCTGCCATGCACACAAGATTTGCCAATGGCGCACACTATGGAGCCTATGCACCGCTGGGCTATGTAAAAGACCCGGACAAAAAAGGTCATCTTCTGATCGACCCGGAAACACGCTGGATTGTAGAGAAGATTTTTGACCTTGCCGTACACGGGCGTGGAGCCGCTAGCATTACACGGATTCTGGTTGAGGAAAAAGTACCTACCCCCGGCTGGCTGAACTATGAAAGATACGGGACTTTCGCCAATATCTACGCCGGTGCGCCCGCAGAAAAAGCCTATGCGTGGACGATTGCACAGGTCAAGAGCATTTTGAAAGAGGAAACCTACATCGGTCACAGCGTTCACAACAAGCAGAGCAACATTTCATTCAAGAACAAGAAAAAAGTGCGGAAGCCGCAGGAAGAATGGTATCGTGTGGAAAACACCCATGAAGCCATCATTTCCGAAGAAGTGTTCCAAAAAGTTCAGGAGCTGATTGCAAGCAGACGCAGACGACAGAAGAATGGCACAACGCAGATATTTTCCGGGCTGGTAAAATGTGCGGACTGTGGATGGTCACTGGCTTATGGTGTAAACAGCCAGAACAAAAATCCCTATGCACACTACCATTGCAGTAAGTACGGACAGGGATTGCGCCAGTGTTCCATGCACTATATCCGCTATGATGTGCTGTATGCCTATGTGCTTGCAAGACTGCAATACTGGTCTATGCTGATACAGAAAGACGAGGACAAGCTGCTGAAACGGCTGCTCAATGCCAGCGACAGGGAAAGAAACTCTGCGAAGAAAAAGCAGGCTGCGGAGCTGAAAAAGGCAGAGAAGCGTAAAACCGAGGTTGACGGGCTGTTTGCTAAAATGTATGAGGACTGGTCTGCCGGACGAATAACCGAGTATAACTTCAATATGCTGTCCGAGAAGTACCAGAACGAGCAAAAGGAGCTTGAAACAAAAATCCGGCAGCTTCACGAAACGATGGAAGCCGCCGTACAGACCGCAGCGGACGCTGAAAGGTGGATTGCCCTGATGAAGCAGTATGTCAACCCTGTGGAGCTGACCGCCGAACTTCTGAACACTCTAATTGAAAAAATAACCGTCCACGAAGCTGTCAAAGGCGAGGACGGAAGCCGTGAGCAGGAAGTAGAAATCTACTACCGCTTCATCGGCAAAATCGACTGA
- the ilvC gene encoding ketol-acid reductoisomerase, with protein MAKMYYEKDCELSYLNGKKIAIIGYGSQGHAHALNLKDSGCDVCVGLREGSKNWANAEKAGLTVKTVPEAAKWADIVMMLINDEVQADVYKKDIAPNLVEGNALAFAHGFNIRYKQIVPPAGVDVFMAAPKGPGHTVRSTYVNGKGVPCLVAVEQDATGYAYQIALAYIAGIGGARAGVMETTFHDETETDLFGEQTVLCGGVVDLMRCGFEVLVEAGYEPENAYFECIHEMKLIIDLINKGGVAAMNYSISDTAEFGEYVSGPRVIPHEETKARMRAVLSDIQDGTFAGRWIAENKSFGRAFFNSKRDQLPKHQMEIVGEELRKNMIWGGDKDLDTASN; from the coding sequence ATGGCAAAAATGTATTATGAGAAAGACTGCGAGCTCAGCTACCTCAACGGCAAGAAAATCGCTATCATCGGCTACGGCTCCCAGGGCCATGCCCACGCCCTCAACTTGAAGGACTCCGGCTGCGACGTGTGCGTCGGCCTACGGGAGGGCTCCAAGAACTGGGCCAACGCCGAGAAGGCCGGTCTCACCGTCAAGACCGTGCCCGAGGCCGCCAAGTGGGCCGACATCGTCATGATGCTCATCAACGACGAGGTGCAGGCCGATGTCTACAAGAAGGATATCGCCCCCAACCTGGTGGAGGGCAACGCTCTGGCCTTTGCCCACGGCTTCAACATCCGCTACAAGCAGATCGTGCCTCCCGCCGGCGTTGACGTGTTTATGGCCGCCCCCAAGGGCCCCGGTCACACCGTCCGCTCCACCTATGTCAACGGCAAGGGCGTGCCCTGCCTGGTGGCTGTGGAGCAGGACGCCACCGGATACGCCTACCAGATCGCCCTGGCCTACATCGCCGGCATCGGCGGCGCCCGGGCCGGCGTGATGGAGACCACCTTCCACGACGAGACCGAGACCGACCTGTTCGGCGAGCAGACCGTCCTGTGCGGCGGCGTGGTGGACCTGATGCGGTGCGGCTTCGAGGTGCTGGTAGAGGCCGGTTACGAGCCGGAGAACGCCTACTTCGAGTGCATCCACGAGATGAAGCTCATCATCGACCTCATCAACAAGGGCGGCGTGGCGGCCATGAACTACTCCATCTCCGACACCGCCGAGTTCGGTGAGTACGTCTCCGGCCCTCGGGTCATCCCCCACGAGGAGACCAAGGCCCGGATGCGCGCCGTCCTCTCCGACATCCAGGACGGCACCTTCGCCGGCCGCTGGATCGCCGAGAACAAGAGCTTTGGCCGCGCCTTCTTCAACTCCAAGCGGGATCAGCTCCCCAAGCACCAGATGGAGATTGTGGGCGAGGAGCTGCGCAAGAACATGATTTGGGGCGGCGACAAGGACCTGGATACCGCCTCCAACTAA
- the ilvN gene encoding acetolactate synthase small subunit: MEQKEYTISILVENSPGVLSQVSRLFSRKGYNIDSIASGTTEDPRVTRITIVMQGDEVIIGQITAQLRKLLCVISVKLLSPESAVQRELVLVKVRAETKDKRDEIIQVVNVFRASIVDISRETLTVVILGSESKAGALMDLLADFGILEVVRTGTIAIERGRNTIYDNNKEKGEFNYGKNVL, from the coding sequence ATGGAACAGAAAGAATACACCATCTCCATCCTGGTGGAGAACAGTCCCGGCGTCCTGAGTCAGGTCTCCCGCCTCTTTTCCCGCAAGGGCTATAACATCGACTCCATCGCCTCCGGCACCACCGAGGACCCCCGTGTCACCCGCATCACCATCGTCATGCAGGGGGACGAGGTCATCATCGGGCAGATCACCGCCCAGCTGCGCAAGCTGCTGTGCGTCATCTCGGTCAAGCTGCTCTCCCCAGAGAGCGCCGTCCAGCGGGAGCTGGTACTGGTCAAGGTCAGGGCCGAGACCAAGGACAAGCGGGACGAGATCATCCAGGTGGTCAACGTGTTCCGGGCCAGCATCGTGGACATCAGCCGCGAGACCCTCACCGTGGTCATCCTGGGCAGCGAGAGCAAAGCCGGCGCCCTCATGGATCTGCTGGCCGACTTCGGCATCCTGGAGGTCGTCCGTACGGGTACAATCGCCATCGAACGTGGGCGTAACACCATATATGACAACAACAAAGAAAAAGGAGAGTTCAACTATGGCAAAAATGTATTATGA
- the ilvB gene encoding biosynthetic-type acetolactate synthase large subunit, producing MKLRATQAILECLLEQGVDTVFGYPGGTILNIYDELYRYQDKIRHILTAHEQGASHAADGYARATGKVGVCFATSGPGATNLTTGIATAHMDSSPVVFLTCNVGESTLGKDAFQEVDITGIAMPITKATYLVRDPNEIPDVIREAFAVAAMGRPGPVLIDLLKNVTSLDTMIDYEYLPKEEHQFHGRLAELRKRVGWDLNTPAPNREDVEKLVELIARSERPMLICGGGVVRSRADREFATLAQRLDAPVAITVMGGGGFPGGHALTTGMLGMHGSRASNIGCDNCDLLIAVGCRFSDRVATDPKDFAKQAKIVHIDIDRAEIDKNVRTDHHIIGDAKQVLRMVNERIPQYDHSAWKQFVFSHRPGPEADDGQLTPRQIIQTIRRMAPGDSIVCTDVGQHQMWSIQHFHFDYPGQLITSGGFGTMGFGLGAAIGAKMGHPEKTVLLMTGDGCFRMNGQELATVSHYDIPVIVVIFNNHTLGMVHQWQNLLYEGRFSQTDLNFAPDFIKLADAYGIRGRRVATSAEMSAALREALDGGHAYVIECVIDTDETVRPMVSAGKPITEFLLE from the coding sequence GTGAAACTACGAGCCACACAAGCCATCTTAGAGTGCCTGCTGGAGCAGGGGGTGGATACCGTCTTCGGCTATCCCGGCGGCACCATTCTCAACATCTACGACGAGCTTTACCGCTATCAGGATAAGATCCGCCATATCCTCACCGCCCACGAGCAGGGGGCCTCTCACGCAGCCGACGGCTATGCCCGGGCCACGGGCAAGGTAGGGGTGTGCTTTGCCACCTCCGGCCCAGGGGCCACCAACCTGACCACCGGCATCGCCACCGCCCATATGGACTCCTCCCCCGTGGTGTTCCTCACCTGCAACGTGGGGGAGAGCACACTGGGCAAGGACGCCTTCCAGGAGGTGGACATCACCGGCATCGCCATGCCCATCACCAAGGCCACCTACCTGGTCCGGGACCCCAACGAGATCCCCGACGTCATCCGGGAGGCCTTTGCCGTGGCGGCTATGGGCCGGCCCGGGCCGGTGCTCATCGACCTGCTGAAAAACGTCACCTCCCTGGACACGATGATCGACTATGAGTATCTGCCCAAGGAGGAGCACCAGTTTCACGGCCGCCTGGCCGAGCTGCGCAAGCGGGTGGGCTGGGACCTGAACACCCCCGCCCCCAACCGGGAGGACGTGGAGAAGCTGGTGGAGCTGATCGCCCGCTCGGAGCGCCCCATGCTCATCTGCGGCGGCGGCGTGGTCCGCAGCCGGGCCGACCGGGAATTCGCCACCCTGGCCCAGCGGCTGGACGCCCCGGTCGCCATCACCGTCATGGGCGGCGGCGGCTTCCCCGGCGGTCACGCTCTCACCACCGGAATGCTGGGAATGCACGGCTCCCGCGCCTCCAACATCGGGTGCGACAACTGCGACCTGCTCATCGCGGTGGGCTGCCGCTTCTCCGACCGGGTGGCCACCGACCCCAAGGATTTTGCCAAGCAGGCCAAAATCGTCCACATCGACATCGACCGGGCCGAGATCGACAAAAACGTGCGTACCGACCACCACATCATCGGAGATGCCAAACAGGTGCTGCGGATGGTCAACGAGCGCATCCCCCAGTATGACCACTCCGCCTGGAAGCAGTTCGTCTTCTCCCACCGCCCCGGCCCGGAGGCCGACGACGGCCAGCTCACGCCCCGCCAGATCATCCAGACCATCCGGCGCATGGCACCCGGCGACTCCATCGTATGTACCGACGTGGGCCAGCATCAGATGTGGTCCATCCAGCACTTCCACTTCGACTACCCCGGCCAGCTCATCACCTCCGGCGGCTTCGGCACCATGGGCTTCGGCCTCGGCGCCGCCATCGGCGCCAAGATGGGCCACCCCGAGAAAACGGTGCTGCTCATGACCGGCGACGGCTGCTTCCGTATGAACGGCCAGGAGCTGGCCACCGTCTCCCACTACGACATCCCCGTCATCGTGGTCATCTTCAACAACCACACCCTGGGCATGGTCCACCAGTGGCAGAACCTGCTCTACGAGGGCCGCTTCTCCCAGACCGACCTGAACTTTGCCCCCGACTTCATCAAGCTGGCCGACGCCTACGGCATCCGGGGCCGCCGGGTCGCCACTTCAGCGGAGATGTCCGCCGCCCTCCGGGAGGCCCTGGACGGCGGCCACGCCTACGTCATCGAGTGCGTCATCGACACCGATGAAACGGTGCGCCCCATGGTCTCGGCAGGCAAGCCCATCACCGAATTTCTGTTGGAGTAA
- the ilvN gene encoding acetolactate synthase small subunit, producing MTQTISVLVENRAGVLNRITGLFARRAFNIESLAVGVTDDKNISRITIIVDSGNNVVEQVEKQLNKLVDVIKVRTLDEKSLIGRELIIIKVSTTTKTRQDVSNLCQIMGARIADITSTTMTLELSDTPERVDLFESLLRPFSILEVARTGVIAVQKGSGKI from the coding sequence ATGACACAGACCATTTCCGTGCTGGTGGAAAACCGGGCCGGCGTCTTGAACCGGATCACCGGCCTGTTTGCCCGGCGGGCCTTCAATATTGAAAGCCTGGCCGTCGGCGTCACCGATGACAAGAACATCTCCCGCATCACCATCATCGTGGACAGCGGCAACAACGTGGTGGAGCAGGTGGAAAAACAGCTCAACAAGCTGGTGGACGTCATCAAGGTCCGCACCCTGGATGAAAAGAGCCTCATCGGCCGGGAGCTTATTATTATTAAGGTATCCACCACCACCAAGACCCGTCAGGACGTCTCCAATCTGTGCCAGATCATGGGGGCCAGGATCGCGGACATTACCAGCACCACTATGACCCTGGAGCTGTCCGACACTCCGGAGCGGGTGGATCTGTTTGAAAGCCTGCTGCGGCCCTTCTCCATCCTGGAGGTGGCCCGGACCGGCGTCATCGCCGTACAGAAGGGCAGCGGCAAAATTTAA
- the ilvB gene encoding biosynthetic-type acetolactate synthase large subunit, which translates to MISGAQALMESLKREHVDHMFGYAGATICPAVDALAHTDIAYTLVRTEQNAGHMASGYARMTGKPGVCMVTSGPGATNLITGIATAYMDSIPLVAITGQVQSYLLGRDIFQEVDITGAVAPFIKHSYLVKDANDIPRMVKEAFHIASTGRQGPVLIDVPVDIQEQMIEPKYPDSVDIRGYKPSVRGNELQIKKVAQAISASHRPLLCAGGGLFSAGAREELLALCESAGLPVVTTMMGLGLLPSDHPMNLGMIGAFGTATANRALNTTDLLIIAGARAADRAVTAPKEVARRTKTVHLDVDPAEIGKNLSPTVPVVGDVKVILGQLLSHAPKADSGDWLAELHAFRASEAAPFPSPAAGSVTPAWLMRALGDRLDDDACVCVDVGQNQIWAAKHLPMKHGRFLTTGGLGTMGYSLPAALGVKTAEPRRQTVVVCGDGSFQMFENELATLNAMGADVKLVMVHNGVLGLVHQIQRRSYSGPFGVRLDGSPDFETLAAAYGVPSRRISNDAQVAEAIDAMLTSQGPYLLICDVDPMATT; encoded by the coding sequence ATGATCAGCGGAGCCCAGGCACTGATGGAAAGCCTGAAACGGGAGCATGTGGACCACATGTTCGGCTATGCGGGAGCCACCATCTGCCCCGCGGTGGACGCCCTGGCCCACACGGACATCGCCTATACTCTGGTCCGCACGGAACAGAACGCCGGCCACATGGCCTCCGGCTACGCCCGCATGACGGGCAAGCCCGGCGTATGCATGGTCACCTCCGGGCCGGGCGCCACCAACCTCATCACCGGCATCGCCACCGCCTATATGGACTCCATCCCCCTGGTGGCCATCACCGGCCAGGTGCAGAGCTATCTGCTGGGCCGTGACATCTTCCAGGAGGTGGACATCACCGGCGCCGTGGCCCCCTTCATCAAGCACAGCTATCTGGTCAAGGACGCCAACGACATCCCCCGAATGGTAAAGGAGGCCTTTCACATTGCCTCTACCGGCCGGCAGGGGCCCGTCCTCATCGACGTTCCCGTGGACATTCAGGAGCAGATGATTGAGCCAAAATACCCCGATTCAGTGGACATCCGGGGCTATAAGCCCAGCGTCAGGGGCAACGAGCTGCAGATCAAAAAGGTAGCCCAGGCCATCTCTGCCTCTCACCGTCCCCTTTTGTGCGCGGGCGGCGGCCTGTTCAGCGCAGGGGCCCGGGAGGAGCTGCTGGCCCTGTGCGAGAGCGCCGGTCTCCCGGTGGTCACCACCATGATGGGTCTGGGTCTGTTGCCCTCCGACCACCCCATGAACCTGGGTATGATCGGCGCCTTCGGCACCGCCACCGCCAACCGGGCTCTCAATACCACCGACCTGCTCATCATCGCCGGGGCCCGGGCCGCCGACCGGGCCGTCACCGCCCCCAAAGAGGTGGCCCGGCGCACCAAGACCGTCCATCTGGACGTGGACCCGGCGGAGATCGGCAAGAACCTCTCCCCCACCGTCCCGGTGGTAGGCGACGTAAAGGTCATCCTGGGGCAGCTTCTCTCCCATGCCCCCAAGGCCGACAGCGGCGACTGGCTGGCTGAGCTGCACGCCTTCCGGGCCAGCGAGGCCGCCCCCTTCCCCTCCCCCGCCGCCGGGAGCGTCACTCCCGCCTGGCTCATGCGCGCCCTGGGCGACCGGCTGGACGACGACGCCTGCGTCTGCGTGGACGTGGGGCAAAACCAGATCTGGGCCGCCAAGCACCTGCCCATGAAGCACGGGCGCTTCCTCACCACCGGCGGTCTGGGCACCATGGGCTACTCCCTGCCCGCCGCCCTAGGCGTCAAGACCGCCGAGCCCCGGCGGCAGACCGTTGTGGTCTGCGGCGACGGCAGCTTCCAGATGTTTGAAAACGAGCTGGCCACTCTGAACGCCATGGGCGCCGATGTGAAGCTTGTCATGGTACATAACGGGGTTTTGGGCCTGGTCCACCAGATCCAGCGCCGGAGCTACAGCGGCCCCTTCGGGGTCCGCCTGGACGGCTCCCCGGACTTCGAAACCCTGGCCGCCGCCTACGGCGTGCCCAGCCGCCGCATCTCCAACGACGCCCAGGTGGCTGAGGCTATCGACGCCATGCTGACCAGCCAGGGGCCCTATCTGCTCATCTGCGACGTGGACCCCATGGCCACGACTTGA
- the rsxC gene encoding electron transport complex subunit RsxC — protein MNHKFYGGVHPAEHKEATERKPVVPLEEAPAQVVIPMSMHVGAPCKPIVAVGDEVTVGQKIGEIAGLGAPIHASVSGKVVAVEPRPHPGGDVMMSVVIENDYKDTPHPSIVHRDNVDALTSQEIIDIVKEAGITGMGGAGFPTHVKLSGAVGKADTIILNGAECEPYITADHRLMLERGEAVIGGARFIMKALGLKEATIGIEGNKLDAVEHLKSLLPNGDTSIHVETLKTRYPQGAEKQLIQRVTGREVPPGGLPADVGCTVFNVATAAAIYDAVTEGKPLTHRNVTITGGAIERPMNVNAPIGTPVEHLIKMAGGFKTQPQRLLMGGPMMGNPQYDLTAPMFKGTNCILALTDAEAAIQDTEQTCLRCGRCVNACPMHLMPLYMHMYAEKRAWHELEGYNIMDCMECGSCNYICPARIHLVQSFRMAKFEIRGLAAKQKAKEGKA, from the coding sequence ATGAACCATAAGTTTTATGGCGGCGTCCACCCCGCCGAACACAAGGAGGCCACGGAGCGCAAACCAGTGGTACCGCTGGAGGAAGCTCCTGCACAGGTGGTAATCCCCATGTCGATGCATGTGGGCGCACCCTGCAAGCCCATTGTAGCCGTGGGGGACGAGGTCACCGTGGGACAGAAGATCGGCGAGATCGCCGGTCTTGGCGCGCCGATCCACGCCAGCGTCTCCGGTAAGGTCGTGGCCGTCGAGCCCCGGCCCCATCCCGGTGGAGACGTGATGATGTCCGTGGTGATCGAAAACGATTATAAAGATACTCCGCACCCCTCTATCGTCCACCGGGACAATGTGGATGCCCTGACCAGTCAGGAGATCATCGACATTGTCAAGGAGGCCGGTATCACGGGTATGGGCGGCGCGGGATTCCCCACCCACGTCAAGCTCAGCGGTGCCGTCGGCAAGGCGGACACCATCATTCTCAATGGCGCCGAGTGCGAGCCCTACATCACCGCCGACCACCGGCTCATGCTGGAGCGGGGCGAGGCGGTCATCGGAGGCGCGCGCTTTATCATGAAAGCGCTGGGCCTGAAAGAGGCCACCATCGGCATTGAGGGCAATAAGCTGGACGCCGTGGAGCATCTCAAGAGCCTGCTGCCCAACGGAGATACCTCCATTCATGTGGAGACGCTGAAGACCCGGTACCCCCAGGGTGCTGAGAAGCAGCTCATCCAGCGGGTCACTGGCCGTGAGGTTCCTCCCGGAGGACTGCCCGCCGACGTGGGCTGTACCGTGTTCAACGTGGCCACCGCCGCCGCCATCTACGATGCGGTTACCGAGGGTAAGCCCCTGACTCACCGCAACGTCACCATTACCGGCGGCGCCATTGAGCGGCCCATGAATGTCAACGCTCCCATCGGCACCCCCGTCGAGCACCTGATCAAGATGGCCGGCGGCTTCAAGACCCAGCCTCAGCGCCTGCTGATGGGCGGCCCCATGATGGGCAACCCCCAGTATGACCTGACGGCCCCCATGTTCAAGGGCACCAACTGCATCCTGGCGCTCACCGACGCCGAGGCCGCCATCCAGGATACCGAGCAGACCTGCCTGCGCTGCGGCCGCTGCGTCAACGCTTGTCCCATGCACCTGATGCCCCTCTACATGCACATGTACGCCGAAAAGCGCGCCTGGCATGAGCTGGAGGGCTACAACATCATGGACTGCATGGAGTGCGGCTCCTGCAACTACATCTGCCCCGCCCGCATCCACCTGGTGCAGTCCTTCCGGATGGCCAAGTTTGAGATCCGCGGTCTGGCGGCCAAGCAAAAAGCAAAGGAGGGGAAAGCATGA
- a CDS encoding RnfABCDGE type electron transport complex subunit D has protein sequence MSLESRKLAVASSPHVSSPIGTRSLMLDVLIALVPALCIGIWFFGPRALTMTVVSVLACEIFEYGYRKLLKKTNTCGDLSAAITGVLLAFVCPVTLPYWVLIIGDFFAIVVVKQLFGGLGKNFLNPALGGRAFLMLCYPILMTTWVKPGRANWAGLLSGTVGMNGAELATGATPLSVDFMHSGLLPDASLGDMLIGNVGGCLGEVSALMLIVGGIYLVVRGVIRVRVPVSFIASVAVLTFLFPAAGVGRLDWMLYNLLGGGLMLGAIFMATDYVTSPATPKGEIIFGIGCGLLTVFIRKFGGYPEGVSYAILIMNTCVWLLDKVGKPARFGVTKEMKEKQKAAKKAAKEAEAK, from the coding sequence ATGAGCCTGGAATCTCGTAAGCTCGCGGTAGCTTCCTCCCCCCACGTATCCTCCCCCATCGGGACCCGGTCCCTGATGCTGGACGTGCTGATCGCACTGGTCCCGGCTCTGTGCATCGGCATCTGGTTTTTCGGCCCCCGGGCCCTGACCATGACCGTGGTGTCCGTGCTGGCCTGTGAGATCTTTGAGTACGGCTACCGCAAGCTGCTGAAGAAAACCAACACCTGCGGGGACCTGTCCGCCGCCATCACCGGCGTGCTGCTGGCCTTCGTCTGCCCTGTGACCCTGCCCTACTGGGTGCTGATCATCGGCGATTTCTTTGCCATCGTGGTGGTCAAGCAGCTCTTCGGCGGCCTGGGCAAGAACTTCCTGAACCCCGCCCTGGGCGGCCGCGCCTTCCTGATGCTGTGCTACCCCATCCTCATGACCACCTGGGTGAAGCCCGGCCGGGCCAACTGGGCCGGCCTGCTCTCCGGCACCGTGGGCATGAACGGGGCCGAGCTGGCCACCGGCGCCACCCCCCTGAGCGTGGACTTCATGCACTCCGGTCTTCTGCCAGACGCCTCCCTGGGCGACATGCTCATCGGCAATGTGGGCGGCTGCCTGGGCGAGGTCTCCGCCCTGATGCTGATCGTCGGCGGGATCTACCTGGTGGTCCGCGGTGTCATCCGGGTCCGCGTCCCTGTGTCCTTCATCGCCAGCGTGGCGGTGCTGACCTTCCTCTTCCCCGCCGCCGGTGTGGGCCGTCTGGACTGGATGCTCTACAATCTGCTGGGCGGCGGCCTGATGCTGGGCGCCATCTTTATGGCCACCGACTATGTCACCAGCCCCGCCACCCCCAAGGGTGAGATCATCTTCGGCATCGGCTGCGGCCTGCTGACCGTCTTCATCCGTAAGTTCGGCGGCTATCCCGAGGGCGTCAGCTACGCCATCCTGATCATGAACACCTGCGTGTGGCTGCTGGACAAGGTGGGCAAGCCCGCCCGCTTCGGCGTCACCAAGGAAATGAAAGAGAAGCAGAAGGCAGCCAAGAAAGCGGCAAAGGAGGCTGAGGCGAAATGA
- a CDS encoding RnfABCDGE type electron transport complex subunit G: protein MSENTAVVTKKEPGMASLVIVLFAISAITALVLGLVNMVTAPQIAINTQKKTDEAKAAVLASEVYEDVAYAGADTTIKNIWKAGDAGYVVEVTPSGFGGNLDVMVGVDNDGVCTGVSIVSHAETSGLGANATKEAWRAQFIGKSGTLAVTKDGGEIEALTGATITSRAVTSGVNSAIAAVAELG, encoded by the coding sequence ATGAGCGAGAATACTGCGGTCGTGACCAAGAAGGAGCCCGGTATGGCCTCTCTGGTCATCGTGCTTTTTGCCATCAGCGCCATTACTGCGCTGGTCCTGGGCCTGGTGAACATGGTCACCGCGCCCCAGATCGCCATCAATACGCAGAAGAAGACCGACGAGGCCAAGGCCGCCGTCCTGGCGTCCGAGGTCTATGAGGATGTGGCTTACGCCGGCGCGGACACCACCATCAAGAACATCTGGAAGGCCGGCGACGCCGGTTACGTGGTGGAGGTCACTCCCTCCGGCTTCGGCGGCAACCTGGACGTCATGGTGGGCGTGGACAACGACGGCGTATGCACCGGCGTGTCCATTGTCTCTCACGCCGAGACCTCCGGCCTGGGCGCAAATGCCACCAAGGAGGCCTGGCGCGCACAGTTCATCGGCAAGTCTGGTACGCTGGCCGTCACCAAGGACGGCGGCGAGATCGAGGCTCTCACCGGCGCCACCATCACCTCCCGCGCGGTCACCAGCGGCGTTAACTCCGCCATTGCGGCCGTGGCCGAGCTGGGTTAA
- the rsxE gene encoding electron transport complex subunit RsxE: MNFGKQFKEGLITQNPVTVQLLGMCSVLAITTTLFNGIGMGLSVLVILTLSNIFISLLRNIIPNKVRIACYIVVIAGFVTVVDLVLKAFVPALSDSLGLFIPLIVVNCIILGRAEGFSSKNGVLASAVDGICQGLGYTVILVIMCVVREFLGNGTFGTGVFGADGIRILPEGIPALGMILPVGGFLTLACVIAAMQYFLNKPKKDDKKEEVAK; encoded by the coding sequence ATGAATTTCGGCAAACAGTTCAAAGAGGGTCTCATTACCCAGAACCCCGTTACCGTCCAACTGCTGGGCATGTGCTCGGTGCTGGCCATCACCACCACGCTGTTTAACGGCATCGGCATGGGCCTGAGTGTGCTGGTCATCCTGACCCTGTCCAACATTTTTATCTCCCTGCTGCGAAACATCATCCCCAATAAGGTGCGTATCGCCTGCTACATTGTGGTCATCGCCGGCTTCGTGACGGTGGTGGACCTGGTGCTGAAGGCCTTCGTGCCCGCCCTGTCCGACAGCCTAGGCCTGTTCATCCCCCTGATCGTGGTGAACTGCATCATCCTGGGCCGCGCCGAGGGCTTCTCCTCCAAGAACGGCGTACTGGCCTCCGCGGTGGACGGCATCTGTCAGGGCCTGGGCTACACGGTGATCCTGGTGATCATGTGCGTGGTCCGCGAGTTCCTGGGCAACGGCACCTTTGGCACCGGCGTGTTCGGCGCCGACGGCATCCGCATCCTGCCGGAGGGCATCCCCGCGCTGGGCATGATCCTGCCGGTGGGCGGCTTCCTGACGCTAGCCTGCGTCATCGCCGCCATGCAGTATTTCCTCAACAAGCCCAAGAAGGACGATAAGAAAGAGGAGGTGGCCAAATAA